A genome region from Blautia coccoides includes the following:
- a CDS encoding hydratase: MVKLYDGGVWLMNGTELVEDGPDAAAAAAQMAGAVSLDREEASRQTMAYSILEEHNTSGNMDDLKIKFDKLTSHDITFVGIIQTARASGLEKFPIPYVLTNCHNSLCAVGGTINEDDHIFGLTCAKRYGGMYVPPHQAVIHQFAREMLAGGGKMILGSDSHTRYGALGTMAMGEGGPELVKQLLGKTYDIHRPQVVGVYLTGKPMPGVGPQDVALAVIGAVFANGYVKNKVMEFVGPGVAGLSADFRIGIDVMTTETTCLSSIWTTDDTIKDFYEVHGRAGEYKKLAPGPVAYYDGMVYVDLSQVKPMIAMPFHPSNTYTIEELNANLMDILDDVEKKAQVSLDGKIPFTLKDKVHNGRLYVEQGIIAGCAGGGFENICDAADILRGTSIGSDAFTLSVYPASTPIYMEIAKNGVLADLMQTGAVVKTAFCGPCFGAGDTPANNALSIRHSTRNFPNREGSKVQNGQISSVALMDARSIAATAANKGYLTAATDFDVKYTKPRYFFDKTIYENRVFDSKGIADPETEIQFGPNIKDWPEMPALTENLVLKVVSEIHDPVTTTDELIPSGETSSFRSNPLGLAEFALSRKDPEYVPLAKEIQAAEKAREAGNCPLEAVPELKAVWDKLKKLCPDMDSSNTGIGSTIFAVKPGDGSAREQAASCQKVLGGWANIANEYATKRYRSNLINWGMLPLLMEAGDMPFKKGDYLFLPGIRKAVEEKAEEIKVYVAGDSCSEFTVKIGDLTDDEREIILKGCLINYYRG; the protein is encoded by the coding sequence ATGGTGAAACTTTATGATGGCGGTGTCTGGCTGATGAACGGAACTGAGCTTGTGGAAGACGGTCCTGACGCTGCAGCGGCTGCCGCGCAGATGGCAGGTGCAGTATCTCTTGACAGAGAAGAAGCGTCCAGACAGACAATGGCTTACTCTATTTTAGAAGAACATAATACATCCGGAAATATGGATGATTTGAAAATTAAATTTGATAAACTGACCTCCCACGATATTACATTTGTGGGGATCATTCAGACAGCAAGGGCTTCAGGATTGGAAAAGTTCCCAATCCCTTATGTGCTGACAAACTGTCATAACTCCCTCTGTGCAGTGGGCGGAACCATTAACGAGGATGACCATATATTTGGCCTTACATGTGCAAAGCGTTATGGCGGAATGTATGTACCGCCTCATCAGGCAGTGATCCATCAGTTTGCCAGGGAGATGCTGGCAGGCGGCGGTAAGATGATCCTGGGTTCTGACAGCCATACCCGTTATGGCGCCCTGGGAACAATGGCTATGGGAGAAGGCGGCCCGGAGCTGGTGAAACAGCTTCTGGGAAAGACTTATGATATTCACAGACCGCAGGTTGTAGGTGTTTATCTGACCGGAAAGCCCATGCCCGGAGTTGGTCCGCAGGATGTTGCGCTGGCTGTCATTGGCGCGGTGTTTGCCAACGGATATGTTAAGAATAAAGTGATGGAGTTCGTAGGCCCGGGTGTTGCCGGATTGAGTGCCGATTTCCGTATAGGGATCGATGTCATGACTACAGAGACCACATGTCTCTCCTCTATCTGGACTACAGACGATACTATTAAGGATTTCTATGAGGTACATGGAAGAGCCGGAGAGTATAAGAAGCTGGCTCCCGGTCCGGTGGCTTATTATGACGGAATGGTCTATGTGGATCTGAGTCAGGTGAAGCCTATGATCGCCATGCCCTTCCATCCAAGCAATACCTATACAATAGAAGAACTCAATGCAAACCTCATGGATATTCTGGACGATGTGGAGAAAAAGGCACAGGTGAGCCTGGACGGCAAAATCCCGTTTACACTGAAAGATAAAGTACATAACGGCAGGCTTTATGTGGAGCAGGGTATCATTGCCGGCTGTGCAGGCGGAGGATTCGAGAATATCTGTGATGCCGCAGACATTTTAAGAGGTACCAGTATTGGATCGGATGCCTTTACATTAAGTGTTTATCCAGCCAGTACACCGATTTATATGGAAATCGCCAAGAATGGGGTACTGGCAGACCTTATGCAGACAGGTGCTGTTGTTAAGACAGCTTTCTGCGGTCCCTGCTTTGGTGCCGGAGATACTCCGGCTAACAATGCCCTCAGTATCCGCCACTCCACCAGAAACTTCCCTAACCGTGAAGGTTCCAAGGTCCAGAACGGACAGATTTCTTCCGTTGCGCTGATGGACGCCCGTTCCATTGCGGCAACTGCAGCCAACAAGGGATATCTGACCGCCGCCACTGACTTTGATGTAAAATATACGAAGCCGCGCTATTTCTTTGACAAGACTATTTATGAGAACAGAGTATTTGACAGCAAAGGCATTGCTGACCCGGAGACAGAGATACAGTTTGGTCCGAACATTAAGGACTGGCCGGAAATGCCGGCTCTCACAGAGAACCTGGTGCTGAAGGTGGTTTCTGAGATCCATGATCCGGTCACCACAACAGATGAGCTGATCCCTTCAGGTGAAACTTCATCCTTCCGCTCCAATCCTTTGGGACTGGCTGAGTTTGCCCTTTCCAGAAAAGATCCTGAGTATGTACCCCTTGCCAAAGAGATACAGGCAGCGGAAAAGGCCCGTGAGGCAGGAAACTGTCCGCTGGAGGCTGTACCGGAGCTGAAAGCGGTGTGGGATAAGTTGAAAAAACTGTGTCCTGATATGGACAGCTCCAACACGGGGATCGGAAGCACGATCTTTGCCGTAAAGCCGGGGGATGGTTCAGCCAGAGAACAGGCTGCGTCCTGTCAGAAAGTGCTGGGCGGCTGGGCGAATATTGCCAACGAATATGCCACTAAGCGCTACCGCTCCAACCTGATCAACTGGGGTATGCTTCCTCTTCTTATGGAAGCCGGTGACATGCCTTTCAAAAAAGGTGATTATCTGTTCCTTCCGGGAATCAGAAAAGCCGTTGAGGAGAAGGCAGAGGAGATCAAGGTTTATGTGGCAGGAGACTCCTGTTCGGAATTTACAGTAAAAATAGGTGACTTGACAGACGATGAACGTGAGATCATACTGAAAGGCTGTCTGATCAACTATTACAGAGGTTAA